The Anoxybacillus flavithermus genome has a segment encoding these proteins:
- a CDS encoding acetolactate synthase small subunit produces the protein MKRIITMTVNNRPGVLNRITGLFTKRHYNIESITVGHTESEGISRMTFVVNVEDERIAEQITKQLNKQIDVLKVVDITDQAIIVRELALIKVAVTPATRGEIYTLIEPFRAAIVDVARDSLVVQVTGEPEKIDALIDLLKPYGLKEVARTGTTAFPRGSQRASSTNKSLFII, from the coding sequence GTGAAGCGCATTATTACAATGACGGTAAATAATCGTCCGGGCGTGTTAAATCGTATTACAGGTTTATTTACAAAGCGACATTACAACATTGAAAGTATTACAGTTGGTCATACCGAATCAGAAGGCATTTCACGTATGACGTTTGTCGTCAATGTAGAGGATGAACGCATTGCGGAACAAATTACAAAACAACTGAACAAACAGATTGACGTATTAAAAGTGGTTGATATTACTGATCAAGCGATTATTGTTCGAGAGCTTGCTTTAATTAAAGTGGCGGTTACCCCAGCGACGCGCGGCGAAATTTATACGCTCATTGAACCGTTTCGCGCAGCGATTGTCGATGTAGCACGCGATAGTCTCGTCGTTCAAGTGACAGGTGAACCAGAAAAAATTGACGCGCTTATCGACTTATTAAAGCCATACGGATTAAAGGAAGTCGCAAGAACAGGAACAACAGCGTTTCCGCGCGGTTCACAACGCGCATCATCAACAAATAAATCACTATTTATTATTTAA
- a CDS encoding ketol-acid reductoisomerase, giving the protein MVKVYYNGDANEAYIQGKKVAIIGYGSQGHAHAQNLRDSGVEVIIGLRKGKSWEKAEQDGFVVLPVSEATKQADVVMILLPDEHQPKVYKEEIAPNLQPGNALVFAHGFNIHFNQIVPPSDVDVFLVAPKGPGHLVRRTYTEGAGVPALIAVYQDVSGEAKETALAYAKAIGSARAGVIETTFKEETETDLFGEQAVLCGGLTALVKAGFETLVEAGYQPEIAYFECLHELKLIVDLMYEGGLAGMRYSISDTAQWGDFVTGPRIINDAVKAEMKKVLEDIQTGKFAKGWILENEANRPEFNAINRRENEHLIEVVGRELRKMMPFVNAKQKDVVTVGAKN; this is encoded by the coding sequence ATGGTAAAAGTATATTACAATGGCGATGCAAACGAAGCTTACATTCAAGGGAAAAAAGTAGCAATTATCGGATACGGTTCTCAAGGCCATGCGCATGCACAAAACTTACGCGATAGCGGTGTTGAGGTGATTATCGGGCTACGAAAAGGGAAGTCTTGGGAAAAAGCAGAGCAAGATGGTTTTGTCGTCTTGCCTGTCAGTGAAGCGACAAAACAAGCTGACGTTGTGATGATTTTACTTCCAGATGAACACCAACCGAAAGTATATAAAGAAGAAATTGCCCCTAACTTACAGCCAGGCAATGCGCTCGTGTTTGCGCACGGATTTAATATTCACTTCAATCAAATCGTTCCGCCAAGCGACGTTGACGTCTTTTTAGTTGCACCAAAGGGTCCTGGGCATTTAGTGCGTCGCACATATACAGAAGGGGCAGGTGTACCAGCTTTAATCGCGGTTTATCAAGATGTGAGCGGTGAAGCAAAAGAAACAGCGCTTGCGTATGCGAAAGCGATCGGTTCCGCTCGGGCAGGTGTGATTGAAACAACGTTTAAAGAAGAAACAGAAACGGATTTATTTGGTGAACAAGCGGTTCTTTGCGGTGGATTGACTGCCCTTGTCAAAGCAGGATTTGAAACGCTTGTTGAAGCAGGATATCAACCAGAAATTGCATATTTTGAATGTTTACACGAGTTAAAGCTGATCGTTGATTTAATGTATGAAGGTGGTTTGGCAGGCATGCGTTATTCAATCTCTGATACAGCACAATGGGGCGACTTTGTGACAGGGCCACGCATCATTAACGATGCAGTAAAAGCGGAAATGAAAAAAGTGCTTGAAGATATTCAAACAGGCAAGTTTGCGAAAGGATGGATTTTAGAAAACGAAGCGAATCGTCCAGAGTTTAATGCGATCAACCGTCGGGAAAACGAACATTTAATTGAAGTTGTTGGTCGTGAATTACGAAAAATGATGCCGTTTGTCAACGCTAAACAGAAAGATGTGGTGACGGTCGGTGCGAAAAATTAA
- a CDS encoding branched-chain amino acid aminotransferase (catalyzes the transamination of the branched-chain amino acids to their respective alpha-keto acids), with protein MSEQWIFLNDEFVTKENAKISVYDHGFLYGDGVFEGIRVYSGNVFRMKEHIDRLYNSAKSILLNIPYTKEELTNIIVETVQKNGFEDAYIRVVVSRGVGDLGLDPYKCPKPQVVVIVEPLAIFPKHLYETGIEVITVATRRNRPDVLSPKVKSLNYLNNVLVRIEAHLANVSEALMLNDQGYVAEGSADNVFIVKNGVLYTPPGYVGALEGITRDAIIDIAKDLGYVVKEEPFTRHDVYTADEVFLTGTAAEVIAVVKVDGRVIGDGVPGEHTKRLLEEFRKRVVSEGVKVYTSQNVNAG; from the coding sequence TTGAGTGAACAGTGGATTTTTCTAAACGATGAATTTGTGACAAAAGAAAATGCAAAAATCTCTGTATACGATCACGGTTTTCTTTATGGGGATGGAGTGTTTGAAGGCATTCGTGTATATAGCGGTAATGTGTTTCGCATGAAAGAGCATATTGACCGCTTATACAATTCAGCGAAATCCATTTTGTTAAACATTCCGTACACAAAAGAAGAATTAACAAATATTATCGTCGAGACGGTGCAAAAAAACGGCTTTGAAGATGCGTATATTCGTGTCGTTGTGTCGCGCGGTGTTGGCGACCTTGGACTCGATCCGTACAAATGTCCGAAGCCACAAGTTGTCGTTATCGTTGAACCGTTAGCGATCTTCCCAAAACATTTGTATGAAACAGGCATTGAAGTAATTACCGTAGCAACAAGACGGAATCGTCCAGATGTACTAAGCCCAAAAGTAAAATCTTTAAACTACTTAAATAACGTATTAGTCCGAATTGAAGCGCATTTAGCCAACGTCAGCGAAGCGCTCATGCTCAATGACCAAGGATATGTTGCTGAAGGGTCAGCGGACAACGTGTTCATCGTTAAAAATGGTGTGTTATATACACCACCAGGATACGTCGGGGCGCTTGAAGGCATTACGCGCGATGCGATTATCGACATCGCTAAAGATCTCGGCTATGTCGTCAAAGAAGAGCCGTTTACTCGTCATGATGTGTATACGGCAGATGAAGTGTTTTTAACGGGAACCGCAGCAGAAGTGATTGCGGTCGTCAAAGTCGACGGTCGTGTCATTGGCGATGGGGTACCAGGTGAACATACGAAACGATTGTTAGAAGAATTTCGCAAACGTGTTGTTTCTGAAGGTGTAAAAGTATATACTTCACAAAATGTCAATGCTGGATAA
- a CDS encoding 3-isopropylmalate dehydratase small subunit, with protein sequence MEPFVVHKGKVAGLDRANIDTDQIIPKQFLKRIERTGFGQFLFYDWRYLSDGTPNPHFELNRPENEGATILVANENFGCGSSREHAPWALADYGFRAIISPSFADIFYNNCLKNSLLPIKLPKEDVAYLLKQAERADYELTISLEQQVVFDDEGFTSSFDIDPYRKQLLLKGWDEIDLTFVYEPYIIAYEKKRS encoded by the coding sequence TTGGAACCATTCGTCGTTCATAAAGGAAAAGTGGCTGGCTTAGATCGAGCAAATATAGATACGGATCAAATTATTCCGAAACAATTTTTAAAACGAATTGAACGCACCGGATTTGGTCAATTTCTTTTTTACGATTGGCGTTATTTGTCGGACGGAACACCAAACCCACATTTTGAGTTAAACCGTCCTGAAAACGAGGGCGCGACCATTTTAGTCGCAAATGAAAATTTCGGATGTGGTTCATCGCGCGAACACGCTCCTTGGGCGCTTGCGGATTACGGATTTCGTGCCATTATTTCTCCTTCATTTGCTGATATTTTTTACAACAACTGTTTGAAAAATAGTTTACTTCCTATTAAACTTCCAAAAGAAGACGTCGCTTATTTGTTAAAACAAGCGGAACGGGCAGATTACGAACTAACGATTTCGCTTGAACAACAAGTCGTTTTTGATGATGAAGGGTTTACAAGCTCGTTCGACATCGATCCGTATCGAAAACAGCTCCTTTTAAAAGGTTGGGACGAAATTGATTTAACGTTCGTGTATGAACCATATATTATCGCCTACGAAAAAAAACGCTCTTGA
- a CDS encoding acetolactate synthase, large subunit, biosynthetic type: protein MAANMKVKERVAKKQTLCGALMLIEALKAENVKVIFGYPGGAVLPIYDKLYESGVFHVLTRHEQGAIHAAEGYARISGKPGVVIATSGPGATNIVTGLTDAMMDSIPLVVFTGQVASSVIGSDAFQEADVLGITMPITKHSYQVRDVHELPKIIKEAFHIATTGRPGPVLIDIPKDMAVAEAEFDYEQDVQLPGYQPTTKPNHLQIRKLVEAVSQAKRPVILAGAGVLHANAHEQLKQYAEQQHIPVIHTLLGLGGFPADHPLFLGMAGMHGTYTANMALYECDLLINVGARFDDRVTGNLAHFAPKATVAHIDIDPAEIGKNVPTKIPIVGDAKEALIQLIEQNGKRPDVSEWLKQLNEWKREYPLMYKREPGVLKPQRLIEMIHEYTNGEAVVTTDVGQHQMWVAQYYKFKQPHRWVTSGGLGTMGFGLPAAIGAQLAQPEATVVSIVGDGGFQMTLQELSVIQELNLPIKIVIVNNQALGMVRQWQEIFYEKRYSHSLIPNQPDFVRLAEAYGMKAMRATTEEEAEYVLKEALATNAPVLLDFHVCPGENVYPMVAPGKGLHEMVGVKW, encoded by the coding sequence ATGGCAGCGAATATGAAAGTGAAAGAAAGAGTGGCAAAAAAACAAACGTTATGTGGGGCGCTTATGTTGATCGAGGCGCTCAAGGCAGAGAATGTGAAGGTGATTTTCGGTTATCCAGGAGGAGCTGTATTACCAATTTATGACAAATTGTATGAGTCGGGTGTGTTTCACGTGCTCACGCGTCACGAACAAGGTGCGATTCATGCGGCGGAAGGATATGCGCGCATTTCTGGAAAACCAGGTGTCGTTATTGCGACATCGGGACCGGGTGCGACAAATATTGTGACAGGTTTAACGGATGCGATGATGGACTCCATTCCGCTCGTTGTTTTCACAGGGCAAGTCGCATCAAGCGTCATCGGTTCGGATGCCTTTCAAGAAGCGGATGTGTTGGGTATTACCATGCCAATTACAAAACATAGTTACCAAGTACGCGATGTACACGAGCTGCCAAAAATCATTAAAGAAGCGTTTCATATCGCAACGACTGGACGTCCGGGACCTGTATTAATCGATATTCCGAAAGATATGGCTGTCGCAGAAGCAGAGTTTGACTATGAACAAGATGTGCAGTTGCCAGGTTATCAGCCAACTACAAAACCGAATCATTTACAAATTCGCAAACTTGTCGAGGCGGTCAGTCAAGCGAAACGACCGGTCATTTTAGCCGGAGCAGGTGTTCTTCATGCAAATGCTCATGAACAGTTAAAACAATATGCTGAACAACAACATATTCCAGTCATTCACACGCTCTTAGGGCTTGGTGGATTTCCTGCCGATCATCCATTATTTCTTGGAATGGCGGGAATGCATGGGACGTACACAGCAAACATGGCGCTATACGAATGTGATTTGCTCATTAATGTCGGCGCGCGATTTGATGATCGGGTCACTGGCAATTTAGCACATTTTGCACCGAAAGCGACAGTTGCCCATATTGACATTGATCCAGCAGAAATCGGAAAAAATGTACCGACAAAAATTCCAATTGTTGGCGATGCAAAAGAAGCGCTTATTCAACTCATTGAACAAAATGGAAAACGACCAGATGTATCGGAGTGGCTTAAACAGTTGAACGAATGGAAACGGGAATATCCGCTTATGTATAAACGTGAACCAGGTGTATTAAAACCGCAACGGCTCATTGAAATGATTCATGAATATACAAACGGTGAAGCCGTTGTCACAACGGATGTCGGTCAACATCAAATGTGGGTGGCTCAATATTATAAATTTAAACAGCCGCATCGCTGGGTGACATCGGGTGGGTTAGGAACGATGGGATTTGGATTGCCAGCGGCAATCGGAGCACAATTGGCACAGCCAGAGGCAACGGTCGTATCGATCGTTGGTGACGGTGGGTTCCAAATGACGTTACAAGAGCTATCTGTCATTCAAGAGCTAAATTTGCCGATTAAAATTGTCATTGTCAACAATCAGGCGCTCGGTATGGTTCGTCAATGGCAAGAAATTTTTTACGAAAAACGATATTCTCATTCGCTCATTCCGAATCAACCAGATTTCGTTCGCTTAGCAGAAGCGTATGGGATGAAAGCGATGCGTGCAACGACAGAAGAAGAAGCGGAATACGTATTGAAAGAAGCGCTTGCGACAAATGCGCCAGTTTTACTTGATTTTCACGTTTGTCCAGGTGAAAACGTATATCCAATGGTTGCGCCTGGAAAAGGATTGCATGAGATGGTGGGGGTGAAATGGTGA
- a CDS encoding 3-isopropylmalate dehydrogenase produces the protein MYRIAVLPGDGIGKEVTRGAVKVLQAISDRFGHTFQFSYGLIGGEAIDREGTPLPEQTLHMCKQSDAVLLGAVGGPKWDKNPPHVRPEKGLLQIRKEMNLFANVRPVTFYESLAASSPLKPHVIEGADFVIVRELTGGLYFGKPSERRVEKGEEAVVDTLFYKRAEIERIITFAFTLAQKRKKKVTSVDKANVLESSRMWREVAEQVAKRFPDVQLKHMLVDNAAMQLVRSPKQFDVIVTENMFGDILSDEASMLTGSLGMLPSASLSVDGPALYEPIHGSAPDIAGKNKANPLATILSVAMMLRLSFGLTEEADVIERAVKQVLNAGYRTADIAQHGDCVLSTTEMVEKVKDAILDDVAIERIMQVYV, from the coding sequence ATGTATCGTATCGCTGTGTTACCAGGGGATGGCATTGGAAAAGAAGTGACAAGAGGAGCGGTAAAAGTATTGCAAGCAATTAGTGATCGTTTCGGTCATACGTTTCAGTTCTCATATGGTTTGATTGGCGGAGAAGCGATTGACCGTGAAGGAACGCCGCTTCCAGAACAAACGCTTCACATGTGCAAACAAAGCGATGCGGTATTGCTCGGTGCGGTCGGAGGACCGAAATGGGACAAAAATCCGCCGCACGTTCGTCCTGAAAAAGGATTGTTGCAAATTCGGAAAGAGATGAATTTGTTTGCTAATGTTCGTCCTGTTACGTTTTATGAAAGTTTAGCAGCGTCTTCACCGCTTAAACCACATGTCATTGAAGGAGCAGATTTTGTGATCGTACGTGAGTTAACCGGAGGCTTATATTTCGGGAAACCGAGTGAACGCCGCGTTGAAAAAGGCGAAGAAGCGGTTGTTGACACGTTGTTTTATAAACGTGCAGAAATCGAGCGGATTATTACGTTTGCTTTTACGCTTGCGCAAAAACGAAAGAAAAAAGTAACATCGGTGGATAAAGCGAACGTGTTAGAATCAAGCCGCATGTGGCGAGAAGTAGCCGAGCAAGTGGCTAAACGTTTTCCAGACGTTCAACTTAAACATATGCTCGTCGATAATGCTGCGATGCAGCTCGTCCGCTCGCCAAAACAGTTTGATGTTATCGTAACTGAAAATATGTTCGGTGATATTTTAAGCGATGAAGCATCGATGTTAACTGGTTCACTTGGCATGCTTCCATCGGCTAGCTTATCCGTTGACGGCCCAGCGTTGTATGAACCGATTCACGGTTCGGCTCCAGATATTGCAGGAAAAAACAAAGCGAATCCACTTGCAACGATTTTGTCAGTAGCAATGATGCTTCGTCTATCATTCGGTCTGACAGAAGAGGCGGATGTCATCGAACGAGCGGTGAAACAAGTGTTAAATGCTGGGTATCGTACAGCAGACATCGCTCAACATGGGGATTGTGTATTATCAACGACAGAAATGGTTGAAAAAGTAAAAGATGCCATTTTAGATGATGTAGCTATTGAACGAATTATGCAAGTGTATGTGTAG
- a CDS encoding trigger factor encodes MSAKWEKLEGNQGVLTVEVDAEKVNEGLDEAFKKVVKKVQIPGFRKGKIPRSLFEKRFGVESLYADALDILLPEAYAKAVEETGIEPVDRPEIDVEQMEKGKSLIFTAKVTVKPEVTLGEYKGLEVEKLDDTVTDEDVEQELKRLQERHAELVVKEEGTVENGDTVVIDFEGFVDGEAFEGGKAENYSLVIGSGTFIPGFEEQLIGMAAGEEKDIEVTFPEEYHAEQLAGKPAVFKIKLHEIKTKQLPALDDEFAKDVDEEVETLDALKEKIKERLTKEKKEEAEAALRDAVVQKATENAQMDIPEVMVKNETDRMIREFEQRLQMQGLNLDLYYQFSGQDEAALREQMKEEAEKRVRVTLTLEAIVKAENIDVTEEEVEKELQEMASLYNLSVDKLKELLGTLDGLKEDLKMRKAIDFLVENSKVVA; translated from the coding sequence ATGTCGGCGAAATGGGAAAAACTCGAAGGCAACCAAGGCGTCCTTACAGTAGAAGTAGACGCTGAAAAAGTGAATGAAGGATTAGATGAAGCGTTTAAAAAAGTAGTGAAAAAAGTACAAATTCCAGGATTTCGTAAAGGGAAAATTCCTCGCTCTTTATTTGAAAAACGTTTCGGCGTTGAGTCATTATACGCAGATGCGTTAGATATTTTATTGCCAGAGGCATACGCAAAAGCTGTCGAAGAAACAGGTATTGAGCCAGTTGATCGTCCAGAAATCGACGTCGAGCAAATGGAAAAAGGAAAAAGCTTAATTTTCACTGCAAAAGTAACTGTGAAGCCAGAAGTTACACTTGGCGAATATAAAGGGCTTGAAGTTGAAAAGTTAGATGATACTGTAACAGACGAAGATGTGGAGCAAGAATTAAAACGTTTGCAAGAGCGTCATGCGGAGCTTGTTGTGAAAGAAGAAGGAACAGTAGAAAACGGTGATACAGTTGTCATCGATTTTGAAGGATTTGTTGATGGTGAAGCGTTTGAAGGCGGTAAAGCGGAAAACTATTCACTTGTCATCGGTTCAGGCACATTTATCCCAGGATTTGAAGAACAATTAATTGGCATGGCTGCTGGAGAAGAAAAAGATATTGAAGTCACATTCCCAGAAGAATATCATGCAGAGCAATTAGCTGGTAAACCAGCGGTATTTAAAATTAAATTGCATGAAATTAAAACAAAACAACTTCCAGCGCTTGACGACGAATTTGCCAAAGACGTAGATGAAGAAGTTGAAACATTAGATGCATTGAAAGAAAAAATTAAAGAGCGCTTAACAAAAGAGAAAAAAGAAGAAGCAGAAGCAGCACTTCGCGATGCGGTTGTTCAAAAAGCGACAGAAAATGCACAAATGGACATTCCAGAAGTGATGGTGAAAAATGAAACAGATCGCATGATTCGCGAGTTTGAACAACGTTTACAAATGCAAGGATTAAACCTTGACTTATACTATCAATTCTCTGGACAAGATGAAGCAGCGCTTCGCGAACAAATGAAAGAAGAAGCAGAAAAGCGCGTTCGTGTCACGTTGACGCTTGAAGCGATTGTGAAAGCAGAAAACATCGATGTTACAGAAGAAGAAGTAGAAAAAGAATTGCAAGAAATGGCAAGTCTTTACAACTTATCTGTTGATAAGTTAAAAGAGCTTCTAGGCACATTAGATGGCTTAAAAGAAGACTTAAAAATGCGCAAAGCAATCGATTTCCTTGTTGAAAACAGCAAAGTTGTTGCATAA
- a CDS encoding 3-isopropylmalate dehydratase large subunit has translation MVPKTIIEKIWDEHVVYREDGKPDLLYIDLHLVHEVTSPQAFEGLRQKGRKVRRPDLTFATMDHNVPTINRSVVEDEVAKNQMTALERNCREFGVPLADLNSPEQGIVHVIGPELGLTQPGKTIVCGDSHTSTHGAFGALAFGIGTSEVEHVLATQTLWQHRPKTMQVNVTGSLAPGVSAKDVILAIIGKFGVDFGTGYVLEFTGDVIRRMSMEERMTICNMSIEAGARAGLIAPDDVTFAYLKGRKYAPKGEAFEQAVEKWKQLCTDEGAVYDRVVHIDGSEIAPTVTWGTTPAMSSPIDGTVPDPNEFATETERKAVQLALQYMGLKPGTKMTDIAVQHVFIGSCTNSRISDLREAAQIVKGKKVAPGVRALVVPGSQQVKKQAEEEGIAQTFIDAGFEWRDSGCSMCLGMNPDTVPAGEHCASTSNRNFEGRQGKGARTHLVSPAMAAAAAIYGHFVDVRTLYKEVVR, from the coding sequence GTGGTGCCAAAGACGATTATTGAAAAAATTTGGGATGAACACGTGGTTTACCGTGAAGATGGGAAACCCGATTTATTATATATTGATTTACATCTCGTTCATGAAGTGACATCGCCGCAAGCGTTTGAAGGATTGCGACAAAAAGGAAGAAAAGTGCGTCGCCCAGATTTAACATTTGCGACGATGGACCATAACGTTCCAACGATTAATCGGTCCGTTGTTGAAGATGAAGTGGCGAAAAATCAAATGACAGCATTGGAGCGGAACTGTCGTGAGTTCGGCGTTCCGCTTGCCGATTTAAACAGTCCAGAACAAGGGATTGTTCATGTCATCGGTCCAGAACTCGGGTTGACACAGCCTGGGAAAACCATTGTGTGTGGAGATAGCCATACGTCTACACATGGCGCTTTTGGGGCATTAGCGTTCGGGATCGGAACGAGTGAAGTCGAACATGTATTAGCGACGCAAACGTTATGGCAACATCGTCCAAAGACGATGCAAGTGAACGTTACGGGATCGTTAGCACCGGGCGTATCAGCAAAAGACGTTATTTTAGCGATCATTGGCAAGTTTGGAGTTGATTTTGGCACAGGCTACGTGCTTGAGTTTACAGGCGATGTTATTCGTCGTATGTCAATGGAAGAGCGGATGACAATTTGCAATATGTCGATTGAAGCAGGGGCACGAGCTGGGTTAATTGCCCCAGATGATGTGACGTTTGCATATTTAAAAGGGAGAAAATATGCACCGAAAGGAGAAGCGTTTGAGCAGGCAGTTGAAAAGTGGAAGCAGTTATGCACAGATGAAGGGGCGGTATACGATCGTGTCGTTCATATTGATGGAAGTGAAATTGCTCCAACAGTCACATGGGGCACAACGCCAGCAATGAGCTCTCCGATCGATGGAACTGTTCCAGATCCGAACGAGTTTGCGACAGAAACAGAGAGAAAAGCTGTACAGTTAGCGTTGCAATATATGGGATTAAAGCCAGGAACGAAAATGACGGATATTGCGGTGCAACATGTGTTTATCGGATCATGCACAAACTCGCGCATAAGCGATTTACGGGAAGCGGCGCAAATTGTAAAAGGAAAAAAAGTCGCACCGGGCGTCAGAGCGCTCGTCGTTCCGGGCTCACAACAAGTAAAAAAGCAGGCAGAAGAAGAAGGAATTGCTCAAACGTTTATTGACGCAGGCTTTGAATGGCGCGATTCCGGCTGTAGCATGTGTCTTGGAATGAATCCAGATACTGTTCCAGCAGGGGAACATTGCGCCTCAACGTCAAACCGCAATTTCGAAGGGAGACAAGGAAAAGGGGCGCGCACGCATCTCGTGAGTCCAGCAATGGCAGCCGCGGCTGCGATTTACGGGCATTTTGTCGATGTGCGTACATTGTATAAAGAAGTGGTAAGATAG
- a CDS encoding 2-isopropylmalate synthase encodes MRKINIFDTTLRDGEQSAGVNLNLHEKLEIARQLERLGVDIIEAGFPAASKGDFQAVQAIAQTVRNCSVTGLSRSVQSDIDAAWEALKDGAEPRLHVFIATSPIHMQYKLRMTPEQVVETAVESVRYAKKYFPIVQWSAEDACRSDLPFLATIVEKVIEAGANVINIPDTVGYITPKQYGDIFSFLKKNVRNIEKISLSAHCHDDLGMAVANSLAAIEAGATQIEGTINGIGERAGNAAIEEVAVALYIRKDYYQAETRLNLQEIKRTSSLVSKLTGMIVPANKAIVGKNAFAHESGIHQDGVLKEKTTYEIISPQLVGVQSNSMVLGKHSGRHAFRTRIQELGYSLTEEEVNRLFVRFKDLADKKKDITDDDLIALILDEKLDTYKNFYQLCSIQVQYGTNQIPTAVVVLKDGEGNDIQEAATGAGSVEALYNALEKALQIPVTLLDYRIESVGSGRDALAQVYVKVSLDRKEASGRGTAQDVLEASAKAYIHAVNRMFVIEKMKEEQALAAQ; translated from the coding sequence GTGCGAAAAATTAACATTTTTGATACGACGTTGCGTGATGGTGAGCAGTCGGCTGGTGTCAATTTAAACTTGCATGAAAAGCTAGAAATTGCTCGGCAGCTAGAGCGCCTCGGTGTTGATATCATCGAGGCGGGATTTCCTGCCGCATCAAAAGGTGATTTTCAAGCTGTTCAAGCGATCGCACAAACGGTTCGTAACTGTTCAGTCACAGGTCTTTCTCGCTCGGTTCAATCCGATATTGATGCGGCATGGGAGGCGTTAAAGGACGGAGCAGAGCCACGTTTACACGTATTTATTGCAACGTCACCTATTCATATGCAATATAAATTGCGAATGACACCCGAACAAGTCGTTGAAACAGCTGTTGAATCTGTTCGTTATGCGAAAAAATATTTTCCAATTGTACAATGGTCAGCAGAAGATGCATGTCGAAGCGATCTCCCGTTTCTAGCGACAATTGTTGAGAAAGTCATTGAAGCTGGGGCAAACGTCATTAACATCCCAGATACAGTCGGTTATATTACTCCAAAACAATATGGTGACATATTCTCTTTTTTAAAGAAAAATGTTCGGAATATTGAAAAAATTAGTTTATCTGCCCATTGCCATGATGATCTAGGTATGGCGGTCGCAAACTCGCTTGCAGCCATTGAAGCAGGAGCGACACAAATTGAAGGAACGATTAACGGCATTGGGGAACGAGCAGGCAATGCGGCCATTGAAGAGGTGGCGGTCGCGCTTTATATACGAAAAGATTACTATCAAGCAGAGACGCGCTTGAACTTGCAAGAAATTAAGCGCACGAGCAGTTTAGTCAGCAAGTTAACAGGAATGATTGTTCCGGCAAATAAAGCGATCGTCGGCAAAAACGCTTTTGCTCATGAATCGGGCATTCATCAAGATGGTGTGTTAAAGGAGAAAACAACGTACGAAATTATCTCACCACAGCTTGTCGGCGTGCAATCAAACTCAATGGTACTCGGAAAACATTCTGGACGCCATGCGTTTCGCACCCGCATTCAAGAGCTCGGTTATTCGTTAACAGAAGAAGAAGTGAATCGTTTGTTCGTTCGCTTTAAAGATTTAGCAGATAAAAAGAAAGACATTACCGATGATGATTTGATTGCACTTATTTTAGATGAAAAGCTAGACACGTATAAAAACTTTTATCAATTATGTTCGATTCAAGTGCAATACGGAACAAATCAAATCCCAACGGCAGTTGTTGTATTGAAAGATGGCGAAGGAAACGACATTCAAGAAGCGGCAACGGGGGCTGGCAGCGTTGAAGCGCTGTATAACGCTTTAGAAAAAGCGTTGCAAATACCGGTGACGTTGCTTGATTATCGCATTGAATCGGTTGGGAGTGGACGTGATGCGTTAGCGCAAGTGTATGTGAAAGTATCGCTCGATAGGAAAGAAGCGAGCGGTCGGGGAACGGCACAAGATGTGCTAGAAGCATCAGCAAAAGCATATATTCATGCGGTTAATCGCATGTTTGTTATTGAAAAGATGAAAGAAGAACAAGCGCTTGCCGCGCAATAA